The Cydia amplana chromosome 1, ilCydAmpl1.1, whole genome shotgun sequence DNA segment gcaaatacaataataaaatatcaaataaatacttaatcaatcagtcaacaataaaaacattataacaataacaaaaacaaacaaagaagaaatccagaaataaaacattaccaacagttaacaaataaattagattgcttaattaattttaagtataaataaagtgaGATTGTCAAAACAGTTATAATTTGGTccagaatttcataaaatattcgtATCAATAAGAAGGATTTAAACTATGtcaaaatatgaaattaattaaaattgggtaaaataatttaatcaaaaaatTGAGTATAATATTCGTTTAGGCTGTAAAAGGGCCTACACACAagatagtttttaagttttttactaaatatttgGAGATTTTCAGCTGTCTTTATGTCATCATCTAGttcgttaaaaatatttaatgatactcgacaaatactatttttaaaatgtgtataaTTTGACGTCGGTAGTGCTAGTTGCATTCTGCGCCTTAATGGGTAATTCATTTCTTGACATGTGAGTTTAAATGagtcaatatttttatacacataAATACAAATGTGATATATGTACAGGGCTATTACTGTGAGGATTCTATACTCTACAAAAAGGTCTCTATGCGTTTCTGGAAAGTAACCAACGATAAGTCTTAAACTTTTTTTCTGTagtaataaaatttcatttatttgtgtgctaTTTCCCCAAACTTCTATGCCGTATCTAACTATGCTTTCAAAGTAGGCGTGATATACTGATTTTAACGCTTCTGAATCGGTAAGTTTTGACAGGGATTTTAAAGAAAAGCATGCACTTGCAAGTTTTTTACGCAAAATGTCTATATGGTGATGCCGTCTTAAATAGGGGTCTAATTCAATTCCAAGAATTCTAGCAAGCATTGGTAAAATTGGCTACCTCGCTATTTATAGTATAATATCTCTATTATGCTATAAATAGCAAGAGGGTCTCCCCTTAAAGGGTTAAATTCTTAGCAATTGACCATCATCAATAATTATTCCCAAGAGGCTCTCAAAGTAATTCagctttaaagttattttattaatcatcGACTAACATTGATCTAGTTTACAAAGTAGGTACACTATTTACCAGATTAACGCAGCTTAAGTAAAGTACCTACTCGTCTAAAGGTCATCAAATCAACGTCTTATCACTCTTATCTCAATAATAGGTACAGGGTTCGTATCCCACTGAACTTCGTACAGGCAAGTAAGTAATTCATTAACTCAATTGCTTATGTTCAGCCTTCAAGGACCATGTTCGGGTCCCTAGAGGACACGCCGGCCATGACCAATATTAAGTAATGGGTGAAATACCTTGAATCTGGGGAAGCAATAAATAAAAGACACAGTCAAGGTTAGCACGCTACGCGTAGCGaccattgtaggtacctacacacttTTCACTGACACTTCGTAAACATTCTTATTAATTGATTCTAGCGTTTGGACTACCTCGGTGGTGGTCAGAGTACCAGGCCACCAAAGGAGTATTCAAATCAATTTCCGCCGCGCCATAAAGACGAAATGTTGATTGACACCTCATTCTTAAAAATCGACTCAGTAATAGTTTCGATCACACACCCACACAAACGCATGTAGCAAAGACTGCTAAACTCTAAACCCTTTCTCTTAAATTTTCGTAGTCTAGCAAAAATTCGCTCAGAGCCTGGAGCTCTATCGATTACATTccttcaaaatattgatttttacgagtaggtacaaaaCTTTACGTGCCTACTGTTGTTTTAATAATGTACTTACACTCTgttgttataataattaaataggtgaagtatttaatataggtacaaaaGTAAGTATATCTTACGAGTACATGACGTCTCCTGAATGGATTATTTTCAAATTGACGCGTTGCCCTCTAgccagaaacaaaacaaaatgttacCGTCTACACTTTTGTTAAGGAATGCACTCGTAGTAATTAAGTAGGACTCGGTCAAAAGTGCGAATTAATAAGACAGCACCTTGACTtcaatttgtttaataaaaccAGGATAAGCTGCCAGTTGGTTGGGTCAAACGATCTGTTGATCCAACCAACCAACCTGATGTCCATTGTCCAATCATATTGATGATTGATTGACGATTTGCGCAATTGACGGTCATGCGCATGATCGTTAATTGACGCTTTCTATCAATTTCGATCCACCAAGTGGCCTCTGGTAAAAAGTTGATTGGTGTTATACgctttaaatatttgtttttgtcATTAGAACAGAAGCAAAAACACTGTGATGTGATGATAACTGCTGCGAATGCGTCTTTGTGTAAATTTGACCCACTATATGGATGGGAATGCGGCAAAGCACTTCACATCTCTTTTTTCCTTTTGTATTCGTAAAGATAAAGTTTTATGACCAAtcggtgcaaattttatttcgttaactataatttaaatattatttcgtTAACTATAATTTAATATGAATATTTGTCGGGTCAATCCCGTTATACCTATAACAATGGGACTTTGGCTCTCCCCCCTCCGCAATTACAGACGTCTAGCCTGGAAAAATACTCTACCCACTCCACGGCGATAAATTGCTCTACTTATACTCGTATTGGTTGTTAGTCATGGTCTGTCTtcaaatcataataaaataaaggtgTCAACATGACATTGCATACTATTGAAATGGTTCTAGATGTACCTAATGTGTGATTTGGTTTAAGCAAGTGGCCCTGGTGCCTGGGTCTCGATCGTACCGCGAGTGGGAGGCGCCGTCTGTGCCACTCTTCATGGACGTGTACCTCTTCAACTGGACCAATTCGGACAATTTCCCAGAGGAAAAGCCTAACTTGGTACAGTTGGGTAAGTGCGTCGTACAGTCAATTTATATGGTGAGATTAGGAATGACAGtgaatgataatgataatataaattgtatatgcaTTAAAATCAGGAAGAAAGCTTATGTGTACCGGTTGTAATTTCCAGGTCCATACCGCTTTAAAGAGCACCGGCAGCACGTGAACGTGACGTGGCACGTGAACAACGGCTCGGTGGCCTACCGCACCCTGCGGAGCTGGCACTACCACCCCTCCAGCAACGGCAGTCTCGACGACAACGTCACCATGCTCAACATCATAGCTGCGGTAAGTGAACAACGGCTCGGTGGCCTACCGCACCCTGCGGAGCTGGCACTTCCACCCCTCCAGCAACGGCAGTCTCGACGACAACGTCATCATGCTCAACATCATAGCTGCGGTAAGTGAACAATGGCTCGGTGGCCTACCGCACCCTGCGGAGCTGGCACTACCACCCCTCCAGCAACGGCAGCCTCGACGACAACGCGTCACCATGCTCATCATAGCGGCAGTAAGTGAACAACGGCTCGGTGGCCTACCGCACCCTGCAGAGCTGGCACTACCACCCCTCCAGCAACGGCAGCCTCGACGACAACGTCACCATGCTCAACATCATAGCTGCGGTAAGTGAACAACTAACGTCAACTCAACAAGATAGCTGGGCTGGGCCTGCTTATTGTAAATGAACGTCTAAGGATGGATCTTAGACGTTCATTTACAATAAGCAGGCCCAGCCCAGCTATCTTGTTGAATTGACGTTAGTTGTTCACTATGGTTTCAAGCGTTATGTAACATTTTTCGCTACATATAAAATTTCGTTACTACAGGTACCTACGACGTAGCACTTCATAACCTATAGCTATCTATTATTATAGTAATTTTGCCAATAAAAgttgtaagtaataaataacttaCAATGCTAACCTaactatttaaaaatacttacatgtaatgtcagTAAATTTAAACATTAGAATAGGTAATAGATAAACAATGTGTTTCTTGAAAACAAGAATTCCACTAATAAGTTACAAacgattttaattatttgccaTGGATTAGGTAACAGTAACACGGACTGCCGTAATGAAGCTATTGATGTCAATAATTATGTGAATACATTGAattaggtaataggtatttaCTGAAAAGAAAAAGTTATCATCCTGTACGATTGCGTAACCCTTAACAAGCGGACTGCATATCGTTAACATTCTCGTAATCCCGATAGGTATGACTGTTACGTAAAAGGATAACGAGCGGCTAGCTTCGGGCTCATCTTCGCTTTCAATACAATTATGAACTACCTTTGAACGGTAGGGAAGCTTTCAATGTTATTAAGTGAGCACGATTGCCAAGACCTTTCAGATTGTAACTTTTGTTCCCCTGGGTCAGGTACGAATACGAAACAACATATAGCACGTAACGTAGGTATGTATCGTGTAATAGGTATTGTTTACAATATTCCTTCCAACATTTAACAACTTACAACAatacttcgttttttagcattagaaaaaaggtatacAATCTTGATATGGCTTTTTATTGATTAACGCTTTTGATAAacaagtcacggcaaatatgtaggATCAATTATAAATCTCAGTTTTATGAATTCCAAAAAGTTGCATACGGCTTGCAACCCCACAGCTGCCCTCCCATCCCTGCTTTATAATATCAATTCAAATATTAAACGGTCATTAATAATGCTttcattttaaactttttaaatggGATAACAGACGTAGAATCATTAAATCAGATAAACGTAGCTTACCGGTCCTTTTCAATTACAGTCAGCGATCTACAACGCCCGAGACTGGGGCTTCTTAGAGCAGAAGATGCTGTCCATGTCGCTGGCCATGTTCGGGCAGCACATGGTGGTGTCCAAGCCGGCTCGGGAGCTCCTCTTCGAGGGTTACGAGGACGCGCTCCTGGACGTGGCCAAGACCTTGCCGGCCAGCGCGACCGGCGGCGCCCCACCTGTTGACAGATTTGGACTCTTCTACGAAGTATGTATGTGTTTTTCTCTTAGATTAAAATAGCGTTTTATAACATTGTGTTAATCGTTAAGTTAAGCAGTATTAGGCTCAAGGGTATCAATGCTGGTACACAGACAAGTTTTGAATAGGGGAACAGTTTTTATGGGcttacctaaatatgtatacctaagtcTAACAATCGAGCGTTCGCCTTATGATGTACGATGCAATAATTTGTTGTAGAAgtttacaaattaaaacacCGCGCATGTACATAGGTCTAACAAGGTTATATTCTaggatttttttcaatacaggTTACAGAGTAACAAGTTTCGCTCGAATACAAGTAAAGATCTTTGGTAACTACATATCGCCGTCTATTGTGTTGTTTTCAGAGGAACAACTCAATCACGACCGATGGCTACATGGAAGTATCCACAGGGGTGGATAGCGGCACTTTACCAGGTCAGGTGCTGCGGTGGAACTACCAGGACTATCTGCCATACTACACTGGGGAGTGCGCCAAGGTACCTTACTGCTACTTACTACTAGATACAACTAAGGGATCACTTTCATGATTTTCACAACTTTATTACtttaacgggacttaatcgcgtaagcgttaaaataaaaaaaacaagggaccgtagacctgagtatatggtttaaatttcaactagATACCTCCACGCAATCCCGAGATAAAGGCTCTTGACAAACAGACGGACGAACAACAAAGTGAtcgtataagggttccgtttttccttttaaggtacggaaccctaaaaatgtgctcgaagccattgaaataacaaaaaaatgtattttgaaacTTAGATTATCAAGTACATTAGTAGGTCAATAAACATAACGTAACTATGGGCCCGCTACCCAATTAGGCACTAATCTCTGTATCTTGTGTAGCAGAGCTAAGATTAAGAAAGGCTTCTTAGAAACTTCATGGGCTAGTCAGATTATAATAGGCACACaatcagtggcgtagcgtgaactaatctagccgtgggcgaaatcgcatatgcgaggcccttttctttcactgtgcctgaaggggcctcgcgcgaaGCCCCTGttggggcgcgaggccgtgggcgacggcccacttcgcccacgcctagctacgccactgcacACAATAGTTTAGTAGGACACAGTAGTGCTTTAACGTGATGGTAATGATTTCAGCTGAAGGGGAGTGCGGGCGAGTTCCTGCCGCGAGACCTGACGGAGCGCTCCACGGTGACGGTGTTCGTGCCGGACCTGTGCCGCTCCATACAGCTCACGCACAAGCTCAGCGGACAGTTCGGAGGCCTGCCCTACCATCGCTACTCCGTCGCGCCGGAGAGCTTCGATAACTGTGAGGTTCTTATAAACATCTTTCCATTCATCTTTCTAATTTGCCAATATTCAGCTAGCAGAGGTTTTCTTACAGCCCTATCTGAATCTTTTCAGTTTGCTGTAATAAATGCTGTCTTTTTATAATTGTGGAAAACTGAACCCACCTCTCTTAAATATAGTAGAAGTTTACTCCTTCGATGTTGTCGTAAGCACAAAACTTAGGTACGTTTGACTCGCGTTAGAATGTTTATGGTGGTACGaagaaaaataaagaataattgttttacaCCGCTACAGCATTACATAAACTGCATTATGTTTCAGCAACTTCCTCTCACCACAACACGTGCTTCTGCAACGGCGACTGCTCGTGGGGCGGGGTCATGAACGTGTCGGCGTGCCGCTACGGCTCGCCCTCGTTCATCTCGCTGCCGCACTTCCTGCACGCCGACCCGGCGCTCGCGGCCGCCGTCTCCGGCCTGCAGCCCGACGACGACAAACACTCCTTCTACTTCTCTGTGGAGCCGGTCAGTACACTATCAATATGATTGTGGCATTAGAACCAAAGATTTCCATGGTTTCCATCGCGATCGCTGCTTTTGTTATCCTTCTCCCCCCGATGGTCTATACTGGCTGCAGGGCTAGCGTATATCGGATATTAGTAGCAGATTTCATCTTCAACCATCGAAAAATGAGAAATATTTCTGTTTCAGAAACTTGGTGTGCCACTAGAGGTTGCCGCTAGGTTCCAGCTGAATATTCTAATTGAACCTAATCCTAATATTGCGTAAGtggtaattttagttttaataatacaaatataaatTGAGATGGGAAGGTGAAAGAAAGCGCAGAAACATAATGCTTGTTCTTTGTATGTATTAGCAGCTGTGCTAAAAAGccatattatttaattacagGCTCTATGAGAAAGTGCCAAAAATGCTCTTCCCGATATTCTGGGTGGAGCAGAGCGTTCAAACGGAAGCGAGCATCATAGAGGAGCTGGTGTACGCGCGCGCCATCTTGGACTGGGGCGCGACCGTGTGCGCGTGCGCGGCGCTGCTGCTGCTGGTGCTGGTCGCGCTGGCCACGTGCTGCGTGCCGCGCCACGAGTACGCGCGCCCGCCGGACGGCGCCATCATCAGCGAGAAAAACAAGGACGAAGCGGAGATGAAACTGAACAATTTGTGATAAAATTTACGATTTTGATACTGAATGTGATTCTCAGTATTGTCACTCGCATCTCGCATACGGCGCTCAATCCTGGTTCTCGGTCTAGTCTCGAAGACTGATTGAAAGACATTTTGTGCGTTCCGGGAAGTGATAGCTGCAAGGCgggataattatatttttatatgaagtTACAAGCGATAAAGTGTGTCCCGCTGACTAAATGttatcatttaataaaataacatacacTTAACAGATTAATAGATAATATGTGTCCCCTTTTCTTCTCCATATTATTTTGTGACTTGTAAAAATCATTTTAACAAAGGTTAATGAATGAACGGAATGACATTTTGATGTTTATCGACCTCAAACACATTATTTCCatgaattacatttttaatattttaaatgtacgATCGATACGACACATTTGGAATTTTGAGTTGGCTAGTGAAAATCCTGAAAGTGTGTACcgatacatatgtatgtatgtacccaATAGGTAAAATATATCTCGAAATTAGAACAAAAATGATACTAGCTGAACTGCTTTAAATAGAAGTTTATTGGCGTAGATTAAAAAAGTAACCAATTATACAATTATTATTGTCTGGTAGGTATATTCATGCTTTTAACCTCATTGACTCGTGAAAGAGACCTTGAGGCCTAAacgaagttttttttattcttaataaAATTTGGAGATAGTAGGTAGATCACACGTTGGGTATGTGAATGTCGTTTAGAATCTAACGAGAAATACgtatgtaacaattatttttacacaGTTAGATGTAATCTATGTATTGACAAAATGACTCATTTCATTAATAATGAATAATTACATCATTAGTaggtaaatactatgaaaccgCGATTAGAATGGGATTTACTACATATCCATGtcgttttaaataaatttaaatacataggtatatgatatacctacctactcgtaggtAACGTTGTAAATGATAGAGTACGCACGCagctaaataaaattacttatttcagTACAATATCGTTCTAAATCTAGGAATAATAAATCTAGttacattaattaagtacaatacaaaagctatacataatataattaactTAAAGAAAACATAGAGCTGTTGTGGTAACGTTAATTTCGAATCCCATTCTTATTGCGATcgaattattgttattatgagAGGCAGAATAGATGGATATTAATTATTGTGTTTcttattaaagtgtcattctatagaacttgctaactacatatgtaaacaaaagtcactaataaattcatattttttgacagtttcaatatggcggtttgtttacatatttagttaGCAGGTCCCATAGAATAACATTTtagatattgttattatttattggccGAAAGTCGACGGTAGTggtttagtgtaaggcctgagtggacgctcgagttgggcgtgcagcggggcggggcgtgtggcgtgcatgttaaacaaatgcaaacgtataggagcggccttagtgcacgctgctcaaatcatttgtgagcccgacgccacgctgcacgccccgcccaacgctccgctccgagcgtccactcaggccttacacttaggaaaTGCAACCGTGTCTCAAACAGGAACACTAGCGATATTATAAATAAGAATTTCCAGAAAATATACCGGGTGTggcctataggtataggtataggtgGTATAggcgaacaaaaaaaaactgttaccactatactcctcaaactgaccaatagttgttcagcaactttttaaTACTGAATGAAGCTTTAAAATAATGAAGACTAAAGGCTTCatatttttcatataaaataaatataatcttcAAGGTACGCCATTATCATTgtgattgacgttgcttgttaagccttttaaacataacaaaattgcgtcttagaaaaaactttaaagtgtattaaaaatcaaaacacaacttatttttaaaagtcgctgaccAACATTAGTCAGTACACCCTAaagtttaattatttgctcgtgttacaggccacacccggTATTCGTTCTattctaaataggtacctaccttacttacttatatacgATTACCTAGAATTTCTGCGTGAAGAACTCGATTGAATTAACAATTAGTTAAATGAGTAAGTTATGCATATTGCTTAATATTCACAATAGCCGCTTTGATAATTGGTTAATGACCATTTCTAAACAAAGTAGAACTTACCCCCAacagtgttttgatttttatatctatatggggcattatctatgaaaagggaccctattgtcgatggcgcttacgccgcacagcgtcgcgcggcattgtatttatatcggagcattgttaataatggcgtaagcgccatcgacaataaggtcccttttgaaaagggaccctattgtcgatggcgcttacgccgcacagcgtcgcgcggcattgtatttatatcggagcattgttaataatggcgtaagcgccatcgacaataaggtcccttttcatagataacgtcacatatatgttTTATACTACCTTCACTGGGTATTTCGATCCTTATGCATAAACTGTCCCCAAATGAATACATCTTTCGAATTTCCGTTAGTCATAATAAGGTTGTATTTAAAACGTACCAATTCCAAATGTACTGAAAAATTGGGGACATTTTGTGTATCATATGAAAATCGTCAGAGctcgtgattttgagtagaacgactataaaaattataaaatttaaaagttcagTTAGGGGCACGAcagatacatatttaaattactcAGTGATAAATTGA contains these protein-coding regions:
- the LOC134648688 gene encoding protein peste-like — translated: MRGRTPRWRCVFAIVCALLAAAGIAISLTWGRVFDSVVARQVALVPGSRSYREWEAPSVPLFMDVYLFNWTNSDNFPEEKPNLVQLGPYRFKEHRQHVNVTWHVNNGSVAYRTLRSWHYHPSSNGSLDDNVTMLNIIAASAIYNARDWGFLEQKMLSMSLAMFGQHMVVSKPARELLFEGYEDALLDVAKTLPASATGGAPPVDRFGLFYERNNSITTDGYMEVSTGVDSGTLPGQVLRWNYQDYLPYYTGECAKLKGSAGEFLPRDLTERSTVTVFVPDLCRSIQLTHKLSGQFGGLPYHRYSVAPESFDNSTSSHHNTCFCNGDCSWGGVMNVSACRYGSPSFISLPHFLHADPALAAAVSGLQPDDDKHSFYFSVEPKLGVPLEVAARFQLNILIEPNPNIALYEKVPKMLFPIFWVEQSVQTEASIIEELVYARAILDWGATVCACAALLLLVLVALATCCVPRHEYARPPDGAIISEKNKDEAEMKLNNL